In Gracilibacillus salitolerans, the sequence GCACCAACGTACGACCAATTGCTTCAGGGTCTGCTTGATTAATGTGTACCATTCGAGAATCTCCATTTACCGCAGAGTCTGCTGAAAGTACTTTAATTCCTTGGTTCATTGCTTTAGTTAGAACGGGTTGTAATCCATCATAGTCATTTGCAGCAACAGAAATACTGTCCACTTGTTGTGCAATTAATTCTTCAATGATTTGGATTTGTCCTTCCACTGTTGGTTGATCCGGTGCACGAAGAATCGCTTCTCCACCGGTTTCATTGATCGCCGTTTCAAAGCCTTCCATCTGCTTCTCACCATACGGATTACCAGTATTCTTAAAAACAAACGCATGTCTTTTTTGTTCTTCATCACCACTATCCGTACTTTCTTCCGTTCCATTATCGTTAGAGCTATTATCAGATCCTGTGTCATCACCACCAGTCTCATCGTCACCACCACAGGCAACCAACAATGCTAACAAAAATACAGCTACTAATTGTAAAAACCAATGCTTCTTCATGCAAAACTTCCTCCCCTTTTTTAAAAACTTTTTATGATAAACAGTAAAATGACTGTTTCATCCAACATTATAATTTCTTCTTGACTCGTAAGTTAGTAATTGTTACAGAAATAATTAATAACAAACCAATGATGACTAATAATGCTTGTGCAGGGATATTAATTAATCCAAGTCCATATTGCAAATAACCAATTACAAACACAGCAAGTACTGCTCCTAACATTCTCCCTTTTCCACCTGCTGTACTAATACCGCCTAAAGCAACCATTGCGATAACATCCAACTCATACATATTGGCAACATTCGGTCTAGTACTGCCCATTCTTGCTGTTAGAAAAATCGCCGTAATGGCTGCCATTACGCCAGCTAAAGTAAAGACGATCAGTTTAATCCGATCTACTTTTACACCAGCGAAACGTGCTGCAGTCGGATTGCTACCGATCGCATAAATCTGTCTTCCAAGCACTGACTTTTGTTGCATTAAAACAAACAAAATAGCTAGTGCAATAAAAAGAATGAATATAAACGGTATCGTTCCAACATAACCCCACCCAAAAAATGAAAACCATGTAGGAAAACCACCTGCTGACTGATCTTCTAAAATCATGTAAGCAATACCTCGATATAAAATCATAGTGGATAAGGTGACGATTACTGCGGATAGCTCACGATATTTCACTAATAAGAAACCATTTAAAAACCCACATAACGCACCAACAGCTAAACATAAAATCAAGGCTAATATCATTGGCAATCCTGCATTATAGGCTGTTGCCATCACAACGGATGACAAGGCTACTGTCGATCCAACGGAAATATCAATTTCTCTCATTAACATAATCATTACCATCGGAAAAACAATAAATGCTTTATCTAAAAACGTCATCGTCGCATCCGTAATGCTTGTATAATTGAGAAAGTAGGGAGAAATTGAGCTATTCATCATAAAAATAGCGATAATTAACAGGATCAACATCCATTCCCATTGCATGAAAAATCTTTTCCAAGAAAATGATTGGCTATTTTCAATCGTTCTCGTTACCATTTCTAAATCTCCCTCCTTAGACGGTTATTTCTTTCTATAAATTCACGAATATTTGTATTAAAGAGCACAGCAATTAAGATAATAGTCCCTTCGATTCCCATCTGCCAAAAAGGAGAAACATTTATTAATGGTAAGCCATTACTTAACACACCTAACAGCATGGCACCTAAAAGAACTCCTGTTACTTTGCCAACACCACCTGCAATACTAACACCACCCAAAATACATGCAGCAATTACGGTTAATTCGTAACCTGTCGCTGTATCACCTTGTGCAGATGCGAATTTTGAAACCCATAAAACACCTGCTAATCCAGATAAACCTCCCATCATCATATAAACGAGCATTAATATTTTGGCCTGATTAATACCACTTACCCTAGCAGAATCCGGATTACTGCCGATTGCATATATTTGCCTTCCTGTAATCGTTGTATTAACAAAATAATAGAAAAATAGAAAGATAAGAATAGCAATAAACACTAACGTATTGGTGCCTAAAATCGTACTTGTGGCAATATTTTTAAAAGAATCTGGCATTTGATAAGCACTTACCCATTCACCACCACTGGCCCAGAATGTCAATCCGCGAAAGACATTCATTAAACCAAGCGAAGCAATAATCGGCAAGATTCCCACTTTTGAAACTAATAAACCGAGAATCACACCACAAACACATCCAACTACTATTCCTAATAAAATAGCTAAAATAGGATGCAATCCTGGAAAGGCGCTGACCGTTAAAGCGGTTATCATACCGGAAAGTGCGAGGGTAGCCCCTATCGAAAGATCAATGCCCCGAGTTATAAGAACGAGCATCATACCAAGCGCTAAAATACTGAGAATAGCTGTATTTGTCAGTAAATCCCGAAGGTTTCCTATTGTTAGGAAAGCAGGATTCAATAGTTGGATGACAAGCGCCAAAATAATAATAAATGCTAACAAGCCTAGTTCTCGAAATTTGGAGACTTTTTCTAAATTTAATTGCTGGAGCATTATCCCATTACCTCCTGACTTGCTGTAATTCTATCTTTCGACATAGCTGCTTCTAAGATCGCTTCTTGACTTGCTTCTTTCCGATTCATTATTCTTGTCAATCTTCCTTCACACATGACTGCAATTCGATCACTCAATCCCAGCACTTCTGGCATTTCAGATGAAACCATAATAATGCCATAACCTTGTTTAGCTAAGTCAACAATAATCTGATAAATAGCAGATTTTGCACCTATATCAACACCCTTTGTAGGTTCGTCAAAAATAATTACCTTCAAGTCGGTTGTTAATAGTTTGGCAAGAGAGACTTTTTGTTGGTTACCACCAGATAATGAACTTGCTAAGTGAAACACACTAGGTGTTTTTACATCGATTTTTTCTGCCAATTCTTTCGATACTTTTCGCTCATTTTTTTCATTTAACCATCCAGTATTAGATAACTCCATTAATGAAGCTAACGTAATATTTTGTTTAATAGACCATTGTAAAATAAGACTTTGTGTTTGCCGGTCTTCTGGTAAATAGCCAATTCCTAAGTTCATTGCTTTAGATGGTTGATCGATCTTCACCTTTTTCTGATCAAAAACAATCTCTCCTTCATCATAAGGATCGATTCCGAAGATCGACTGACATAATTCACTTCTTCCAGCTCCTACTAAACCAGTTAATCCTAGGATTTCTCCTTTTCGTAATGAAAAAGAAATATCTTTAAATCTACCAATTTGCCCTAACCGCTCAACTCTTAATATCTCTTCTCCGATTTCAGCCTCTTTATCAGGAAACAGTTGTTTAATTTCCCGGCCAACCATAGCTACAATCAGGTCTTCATGATGAATACCGTCTACATTCCAAGTGCCAATATATTGTGAGTCTCGTAAAACTGTTACACGATCAGCTAATCGATACATATCTTCAAAGCGGTGAGAGATAAATATAATGGAAACACCCTCATCTCTTAGATTTTCGGTAATTGCATACAATTCCTCACTCTCACGGTGAGTTAAAGCGGCAGTAGGTTCATCCATAATTATAATTTTGGCATTAGCTGATAAAGCCTTTGCTATTTCGACTATTTGTTGCTGTGCTACACTCAATGCTCCCATCTCTGTTCTGGGATCTAAATCAGAACCTAAGTTTTCAAGCAATGCTTTTGCATCTGCATGCATTTCTTTCCATTTGATCATCCGCGTTTTGGGATTAATTTTTTCATGTCCCATATATATATTTTCTGTAATACTTAAATCAGGATAGTTTGTAACATGCTGGTATATCGCTGCAATCCCTAAGTTTTGCGCTACTTTTGGACCGTTAATTTCGATCTGTTCATCATGCAGAAAAATTTCCCCTTCGTTCGGATGATGAATGCCGGTAATTACTTTTATAAATGTCGATTTCCCTGCACCATTCTCACCCATAAGTGCATGAATTTCTCCTTTTTTTAATTGAAAAGATACTTTATCTAAAGCTTTCACACCCGGAAATTCCTTGGTGATATGATGAAGCTCTAATATATAGTCAGACACCCTTCTCACCTCTTCCTTATTTGTATACGCTTACCTTCAAGTGTAGTGAATAAGTCTCAGAAAGAATAGGAGACATTTTTCTGATAGGGGGGTGAAATTTCTGTTTCTTATTAAATAAGAAACATACGAACAAAACCCACTCTGCTTAATTAACTCGAAATAGATAAAAACTGAAAACGCCTACACTTGTAGTACCTTTCTGATTATCGGAAGAATAGAACTCATGGAATTAATTCTTTGGGTTACCACTTACTTGGCAAGTAAACTACTCTAAGCTGCGGAAAAATGCGACATCCTGTGGGAATAGCGCGAGCTGAAGATCCCACAGCGAACGTATGTGAGCTAAGAAGCTGAAGCCGTGCCCACGGAAAGGGAGTATTTTGTAGTATATGTATTTAGTACAAAAGCTCTGTCTTTCTTTGCTTTCAACAAAAAAACATGGAGTTTTACATCCATGTTTTACTTGGTTACTATTACTTTATATTTGGAAGGGGTTTCGCCGTAATATTGTTTAAATAATTTACTAAAATATTTTGTATCACTATAACCGACTCTTCTAGCAATTTCTCCAATTTTCAAGGTATCTTCCATCACTAGTTTTCTTGCTTGTTTCATTCTTTCCTTGGTTACATAATCGTGAACGGTCTCTCCAGTTTCACTTTTGAATTGTTGACAAAAATAAGTTGGATTCATGAATACATGATGAGCGATTCGATCGATGGTAATTTGTTTGTCTAAATTATGTAATATCCACTCTTTTGCAATCGCTATTTGACTCTGTTTATCTTGTGATTCCGCCAATTTTCTCCTTTCTAACAATTGATCTATCCAATTCCATACCTCTATCTTTAATTCCGTTATACTAGTAGTTCTTTCAGTAATGGTAAACATATATTGAAATTGTTTACTGCTGAGACTAAATGTGTGACCACTTAATTCATTCCATATTTTAATACCGAAAAGCTGCAATACTTTTTCTATTTCGACTGGGGAGTGTAAATGGCTCAACAAATCCAAAAATAGGGTCAGTTCCTTCTTTAGATGTATGTTATCCGTATGATGAATCGCTAATACTATGTTGTCGATTTTCCGAATAATAGCTTTATTCTTCACATCACTTTCTTTTAGACTAATATCAATTCGCTCATCTGTTGTAATGATTTGATTCGTTCCTTTTATTAAACGAAATTTAATAGCTGTTTGCATATCCTTTTTCCTGATAGTAAGTAGGGATAATTGATCAAAAGGGTCGCTCAATGCAATAGAACAACATAATGCTGTGTATTTTTTAACATTTTCTAATAAACCGTTCGCAAAATGCTTCGATTTATATGCGATATTATCCGATTGGAGCAGGATCCACCACTGATTATGTTTTTCCGCCCATTTCCATGCAGCAGCTTGTTTTTCACTATTCCAGTGGTCGACCATTTCATTCATAATATTGCCTATTGCAAATATCCAATCACTCCATTCTTTTTGATCGGACTTCATTCTTTTACTTTTTAATTGGTCTGCACTGATAAATAATACAACATATTCCCCACCGGGAAATTGCTTCGTCCATTCTAGTAGGGAAACATCCATTTCTTCCTCACGTGTCATTTCCTGCAGTAATTGTACTTGTTGCAGATAAATAGATTTCTCTGCTTCCTTCGCTAATTCTTTTTGCTTTCTTTCTATTTTTTCCTGTGATTGTATCTCTTTACTGATTTGCATTAGCTGAAATCGAAATTCCTCCCGATCAATTGGCTTTACTAAGTAATCATTTGCCCCTTCACGTATGGCTGTCTGTAAATATTGAAAATCATCGAAGCCACTGATAACTATCGAATGAAAGTTCTGTTGTTTCTTTAATTGTTGAATGAGCGTTAAACCGTCTATTTCCGGCATCTTCACATCAGTAATTAGCAGATCGATCTTTTTTTGCTCTTTACGAATATTCGTCAAACATTCTTCACCATCGCAATAACTACCTATAATCTCAAATTGATCACCAGCTCGTAATACTTGTCTCTCTATTCCTCTACGCAATCTTGGTTCATCATCCACAATTACTGTCCTCACCTTACTGATAGTCAATTAAGACACCCCTTTTCTTTCTAAATTGTCCTCTAATGGTAATAATAAATAGACAACCGTTCCATACCCAGCTTTACTGTCAATGTTCAGACCATATTGTTCTCCATACATCATCTTTATTCGTGTATGTACGTTTAATAAACCATATTGTGAATCTCGTATCATCGGATTCTGGCTCAATGTTATTTGAATTTTCTTTAGCATCGATTCTTCCATTCCTGGTCCATCATCCGCTATTTCAATTAATAGATTATCATCCTTATTTTTGATAATCCTTACATCAATATTAATTCTCCTCGAACGATCCAAACCATATTTGATGGCATTTTCGATGACAGGCTGCAATATAAACTTTGGTATCAGATATCTTTCTTGATCTACATTTATGGTTATTGAAAAATTAATACGCTCTTCAAAGCGAAACCGTTGGATTGTTAGGTAATCTTTTGTATGACTTACATCTAAAGATATCGGGACTAACTTTTCTTTATTATTTAAGGAATAACGTAACATCCTTCCCAACAAAGTAACCATTTTAATTACTTCTTCTTTTTCATCTTCCTCCACTGCATAAGCTATTGTTTCCAACGTATTGTACATGAAATGCGGATTTATTTGAGATTGGAGAGCGTATAATTCTGCATCCTTTTGTTTTAATTCAATCTGATAATTTTCCCTGATAAGATATTCTATTTCCTGTATCATCGAATTAAAACTATTTGCTAGCATTCCTACTTCATCTTTCTTATCCATCGGTAAGTCTACTGTAAAATCCCCTTTCTCCACGCGTTTCATGAGAGAAGTTAATTTTTTTATCGGATTCGAAACATTCCATGCTAACAGAACAGATATGACACTACTTAAAACAACAATAATAATAAAGGCAATAATCGTTCCATTTCTAACAACATTGGTTTCCTTCATCAACTCACGCAATGGAATTCTGTGAAACGAGTACCAATTCATGGAGGGGAATTTATACGTACTGATCAGGTCATTATTCATCCAGTCGGTCGTTCGAAAACTTCCATTAACTTTTGGATAATGTTGAAACTGAGAATCGATTTCTCCAATCATATTTGGATCACTGTGGTAAATAAAGCGACCATCCTGATCAGTTAGCCATATCGATGGACTTCGATCTCTTGTCAACCCTTGCATCGCTTGTTCGATAAAACTTAAACGTATCGCAATAAACATCGTACCCAAATTCTCTTGATTTTCATAATCACGCAATTCCCGCATCATAAAAAGAAACGGTGAATCACCTTCAAATTCTAAATCTACTTGATTAGGCAGAATAAACTCTGTGCCTCCATTTAAGTCAATACTTTCGCCTAAAAATGATGGAAAATTTTCGATATCAATGTTGACCTGTGTTTGTTTCGCACTTTGAAACAATCGATTTTTACTTAGAATAAAAACACCTAATATATCTGGATTACCGCTGGTCATATACATTCTTGATAAAGTTCCATTGACCAAAAATTCATCACGAAAAAGGGCAGAATTATTTTGATAAGCATCTTTTCTTAATACTTCTATCACCTGTGATGAATTATATAAGGCATCTGGTAACGCTTTGTAATCATTTAGTTGGTTATTGATATTGGTATTTGCTTGCTCCAGTAATTTTGGGATATACTCTCCCACTTGATTTTCAATAGACATGGTATATTGTTTGTATGCAATATATCCTAAAACTGATACAGGGATAACCGTGACCAAAATATAAGTGATCATTAATTTTGCCATTAGTTTTCGATTACGAAAGTAGTTAAAAATCATATTGATCCACATTCTCCTTCGTAAAGTCTATCGGCTCTCCCATAATAACCGTATCATTGTCCACACGTATTTTTCCGACACCACCAATTTCTTGATTGTTATAAGGAAAATCTCCTTCTGCTAGTTGCTTGCTCAGTGCAACCGTTAAGTAGCCTAATTTTTTCGGACTCCACAACGTAACTACATGCACGATGTCTTTTTTTAAATACTCATTCATTGGGTTAGGAGATGATAATCCTACGATAGCAACTTCTCCAACTTTACCCTCCTCTTTTATCGCTTGGGCTGCTGCTGGAGGTGCTACAGATGAGTTGCCAATAATACCATCTAAATCAGGATATTTCGCTAGTAATTCCTTCGCTACAATATAAGCTTGTTGTGGATCATCATTAGCCGCAACCGTTTCGACTAATTGCATGTCAGGGTAGAATTCCTGATGTTGTTGTTTGATCCAATAAAGCCATTCATTTAAATTCGCTGCCGTATCTGCACCAGTCATAATAGCGAATTTGCCTTTTTCATCAATATTCCAAGCTAACGTATCCATTAAATGTCTACCTAACGTTTCATCTTGAACCATATTAATGAAAAAAGACCTTCCTTCAGGTAATGTATCTGCATCCCAAGTAATGACCTTAACCCCCATTTTCTCTGCTTTCTTTAAAGAAGGTAATAAGGCTTCCGGGTCATTAGCTGATATCGCTAAAACATCTAGATTCTCATTTCTAACTAATTGGTCAACTACTTCAATTTGCTGTTTTGAATTTGCAATATTTGGACCTTGATAAATGACTTCTACTTGCAAATCATTTGCGGCTTCCATTGCACCTTGTTCAACCGCATTAAAATATGGAATGTTCATTACCTTTGGCACAATGGCAATTTTATATGTATTGCTATTTTGATTTTCTGTTTGTTCTGTTATTATTTCTGAAGAGTATACAACATGGTATGGCTCTTTACTCGTACCCTTCATACTGCAACCGCTTACAAATAATATGAATAAGATAAGCATTAATACAGTCTTACTCCGCAAACCTATCACCCCACCAGTGAATCTTGACTTTATTTATGGAATTATCGAGAACTTATTCCCTTATCTCTTTTAGCCTATATAGATTTTATCATTACTCCTATTAGATTACTAGTTTGTTAGAAATGACATTTCCATTGACAAATCCCTTTATCTATATTATATTACCTAAGGCGAATATTTATGAACACCCATTTTAAAACGTTCGTCTTTAGGAGTGATATAAATGGAAAATGTATTTGATTATGAAGATATTCAATTAGTTCCCGCGAAATGTATCGTAAATAGCCGTAGTGAATGTGATACATCGATTCAATTCGGAAAGCACACATTCCGTATTCCGGTTGTTCCTGCTAATATGCAGACGATTATTGATGAAAATATTGCTGTTTTCTTGGCAGAACGTAATTATTTTTATGTGATGCACCGCTTTGAGCCAGAAACAAGAAAAGATTTTATTATATCCATGAAGGAAAAGAACTTAATCGCTTCCATTAGTGTTGGAGTGAAGGATGAGGAATATAGTTTTATCGAAGAACTTGCGAAAGAAGAACTTGTACCGGACTATATAACCATTGATATTGCACATGGACATTCTAACGCAGTAATTGAAATGATTCAGCATATTAAAAAGCATTTACCTGACAGCTTTGTGATTGCTGGTAATGTCGGTACTCCAGAAGCTGTTCGTGAATTGGAAAATGCAGGTGCTGATGCTACGAAAGTAGGAATTGGTCCCGGAAAAGTTTGTATTACTAAGGTGAAAACAGGATTTGGTACTGGTGGATGGCAGCTTGCTGCATTAAGATGGTGCGCAAAAGCTGCAACGAAACCAATCATTGCAGATGGTGGTATTCGTACACATGGAGATATAGCTAAATCAATCCGATTTGGAGCATCCATGGTAATGATCGGTTCTCTTTTTGCTGGTCATGAGGAATCACCAGGTACAACGGTAGAACAAGACGGGAAACTGTATAAAGAATATTTCGGATCTGCATCTGAATATCAAAAAGGTGAAAAGAAAAATGTCGAAGGTAAAAAAATGTATGTAGCATATAAAGGAGCACTCCAAGATACATTGACAGAAATGGAGCAGGACATGCAATCCTCTATTTCATACGCTGGTGGAAAAACGTTAAATTCTATCCGTACCGTCGATTATGTCGTAGTAAAAAACTCTATTTTTAATGGAGATTAATAAGCAAGCACACCTGTAAGCTGAGGTGTGCTTCTTTTTTGTCGATATTGTGTCGTCTATTGACAAAGTATTCTTCATTATCACGGGAAATGGTATAATGAGTCTAGTATTTTTACTAAGGAGTTGATATAAATGAGGTTAAGAACAATATTGTCATTTCTACTGATCATATCATTATTTGCTGGATGTAGTAATCAAGCAGATCAACAAGAGGAAGCATTATCTGCAGAAGAATTAAAAGATCTGGTTTATCAATACAGCATCGATGAAAAAGATGCAAAATCTGCTTCCATCACTTCTACAGAATTGATCATTGCAAAAAAGGATGATAAGGAAACGAGTTTTACTTTACCAGAAAATGAATTCTTCGTTTCGATTGCACCGTTTATAGATGAAACGCATCCCTGTACAAATCATAGTCTTACAGGATGTCAAGGAGAGTTAACAAACACTACATTTGATGTTTATATTGAGGATGATGCCGGTAATATCGTAGTAGATGAAACGGTTGAATCCTTTGATAATGGATTTATTGATTTATGGTTACCACGTGATCAAATTTTTCATGCAAAGATTGAATATGATGGAAAAGTAGCAGAATCTGAAATCTCTACTTTTGAAGATGATGGAACCTGTATTACAACCATGCAACTGATGTAAGTTGATGGCCACTTTTGTAAGCTTGCTGGCCACTATTAGTTTAGTGGCCACTTTTAAAAAGAGACTTCTTTTTTATTATATAACTTTCTGATTGAACTTCCTTCCGTAATATACACTGAACCCTATGATCACTGGTGTTATAACAATTGTTGGTGCGTACCATAAAAAAATACTGACAGATTCTGTATTCATTAATCTTGGTGCACCGAAGACAATAAATGCTGTAATCGTCGAAATAGAACAGGTTAACATGCCAATTAAATGTTCGATATACCAATGTCCCTTTGTTCTTGGTTTACGCAGCCAGTAATATAGCTGACTTCCACCTACAAACAAACCGACGACAGGGAAATAACTTAACAATGGAATTTGGATATAAAATCCATATCCACTGATTTAGACGGAACTGATAATTAGGCTAAAGGAAAATGCTAGATCTCCTACATGTCGATGAATGGTTTTTCTTTTCTTAAATCGTAATACTCGAATACCATACCAAGCTGTTGCTGCACTTAATATCGCAATATAGACAAGAAACCATGAAAATGCTTGATCTCCTGAAGGATCATAATAAATCCGGTAAAAACCCATATAAAATGCTGATAAAGCCACCATTGCCATGGAACAAGTATACACCCACCCTATTGTACGATGAATTTTTCCACCTTTACGCACGAGAATAGGTATCCAAAAGACGAGTAATGCCAAAAAGCCTGCAATAATATGTAGCAATCCGAAACAGTTCAAAAATCATCGGTTATCCCTCTTATAATAAGATAACGTTTGCTTAATTCCTTGTCTGTATGGGGTCCGTGGTAAAGTACCGATATACTTT encodes:
- a CDS encoding DUF2306 domain-containing protein codes for the protein MNCFGLLHIIAGFLALLVFWIPILVRKGGKIHRTIGWVYTCSMAMVALSAFYMGFYRIYYDPSGDQAFSWFLVYIAILSAATAWYGIRVLRFKKRKTIHRHVGDLAFSFSLIISSV
- a CDS encoding ABC transporter permease translates to MLQQLNLEKVSKFRELGLLAFIIILALVIQLLNPAFLTIGNLRDLLTNTAILSILALGMMLVLITRGIDLSIGATLALSGMITALTVSAFPGLHPILAILLGIVVGCVCGVILGLLVSKVGILPIIASLGLMNVFRGLTFWASGGEWVSAYQMPDSFKNIATSTILGTNTLVFIAILIFLFFYYFVNTTITGRQIYAIGSNPDSARVSGINQAKILMLVYMMMGGLSGLAGVLWVSKFASAQGDTATGYELTVIAACILGGVSIAGGVGKVTGVLLGAMLLGVLSNGLPLINVSPFWQMGIEGTIILIAVLFNTNIREFIERNNRLRREI
- a CDS encoding CueP family metal-binding protein gives rise to the protein MRLRTILSFLLIISLFAGCSNQADQQEEALSAEELKDLVYQYSIDEKDAKSASITSTELIIAKKDDKETSFTLPENEFFVSIAPFIDETHPCTNHSLTGCQGELTNTTFDVYIEDDAGNIVVDETVESFDNGFIDLWLPRDQIFHAKIEYDGKVAESEISTFEDDGTCITTMQLM
- the guaC gene encoding GMP reductase, with the translated sequence MENVFDYEDIQLVPAKCIVNSRSECDTSIQFGKHTFRIPVVPANMQTIIDENIAVFLAERNYFYVMHRFEPETRKDFIISMKEKNLIASISVGVKDEEYSFIEELAKEELVPDYITIDIAHGHSNAVIEMIQHIKKHLPDSFVIAGNVGTPEAVRELENAGADATKVGIGPGKVCITKVKTGFGTGGWQLAALRWCAKAATKPIIADGGIRTHGDIAKSIRFGASMVMIGSLFAGHEESPGTTVEQDGKLYKEYFGSASEYQKGEKKNVEGKKMYVAYKGALQDTLTEMEQDMQSSISYAGGKTLNSIRTVDYVVVKNSIFNGD
- a CDS encoding ABC transporter permease, yielding MVTRTIENSQSFSWKRFFMQWEWMLILLIIAIFMMNSSISPYFLNYTSITDATMTFLDKAFIVFPMVMIMLMREIDISVGSTVALSSVVMATAYNAGLPMILALILCLAVGALCGFLNGFLLVKYRELSAVIVTLSTMILYRGIAYMILEDQSAGGFPTWFSFFGWGYVGTIPFIFILFIALAILFVLMQQKSVLGRQIYAIGSNPTAARFAGVKVDRIKLIVFTLAGVMAAITAIFLTARMGSTRPNVANMYELDVIAMVALGGISTAGGKGRMLGAVLAVFVIGYLQYGLGLINIPAQALLVIIGLLLIISVTITNLRVKKKL
- a CDS encoding autoinducer 2 ABC transporter substrate-binding protein, whose protein sequence is MKGTSKEPYHVVYSSEIITEQTENQNSNTYKIAIVPKVMNIPYFNAVEQGAMEAANDLQVEVIYQGPNIANSKQQIEVVDQLVRNENLDVLAISANDPEALLPSLKKAEKMGVKVITWDADTLPEGRSFFINMVQDETLGRHLMDTLAWNIDEKGKFAIMTGADTAANLNEWLYWIKQQHQEFYPDMQLVETVAANDDPQQAYIVAKELLAKYPDLDGIIGNSSVAPPAAAQAIKEEGKVGEVAIVGLSSPNPMNEYLKKDIVHVVTLWSPKKLGYLTVALSKQLAEGDFPYNNQEIGGVGKIRVDNDTVIMGEPIDFTKENVDQYDF
- a CDS encoding sensor histidine kinase, producing MIFNYFRNRKLMAKLMITYILVTVIPVSVLGYIAYKQYTMSIENQVGEYIPKLLEQANTNINNQLNDYKALPDALYNSSQVIEVLRKDAYQNNSALFRDEFLVNGTLSRMYMTSGNPDILGVFILSKNRLFQSAKQTQVNIDIENFPSFLGESIDLNGGTEFILPNQVDLEFEGDSPFLFMMRELRDYENQENLGTMFIAIRLSFIEQAMQGLTRDRSPSIWLTDQDGRFIYHSDPNMIGEIDSQFQHYPKVNGSFRTTDWMNNDLISTYKFPSMNWYSFHRIPLRELMKETNVVRNGTIIAFIIIVVLSSVISVLLAWNVSNPIKKLTSLMKRVEKGDFTVDLPMDKKDEVGMLANSFNSMIQEIEYLIRENYQIELKQKDAELYALQSQINPHFMYNTLETIAYAVEEDEKEEVIKMVTLLGRMLRYSLNNKEKLVPISLDVSHTKDYLTIQRFRFEERINFSITINVDQERYLIPKFILQPVIENAIKYGLDRSRRINIDVRIIKNKDDNLLIEIADDGPGMEESMLKKIQITLSQNPMIRDSQYGLLNVHTRIKMMYGEQYGLNIDSKAGYGTVVYLLLPLEDNLERKGVS
- a CDS encoding sugar ABC transporter ATP-binding protein; amino-acid sequence: MSDYILELHHITKEFPGVKALDKVSFQLKKGEIHALMGENGAGKSTFIKVITGIHHPNEGEIFLHDEQIEINGPKVAQNLGIAAIYQHVTNYPDLSITENIYMGHEKINPKTRMIKWKEMHADAKALLENLGSDLDPRTEMGALSVAQQQIVEIAKALSANAKIIIMDEPTAALTHRESEELYAITENLRDEGVSIIFISHRFEDMYRLADRVTVLRDSQYIGTWNVDGIHHEDLIVAMVGREIKQLFPDKEAEIGEEILRVERLGQIGRFKDISFSLRKGEILGLTGLVGAGRSELCQSIFGIDPYDEGEIVFDQKKVKIDQPSKAMNLGIGYLPEDRQTQSLILQWSIKQNITLASLMELSNTGWLNEKNERKVSKELAEKIDVKTPSVFHLASSLSGGNQQKVSLAKLLTTDLKVIIFDEPTKGVDIGAKSAIYQIIVDLAKQGYGIIMVSSEMPEVLGLSDRIAVMCEGRLTRIMNRKEASQEAILEAAMSKDRITASQEVMG
- a CDS encoding response regulator; translation: MTISKVRTVIVDDEPRLRRGIERQVLRAGDQFEIIGSYCDGEECLTNIRKEQKKIDLLITDVKMPEIDGLTLIQQLKKQQNFHSIVISGFDDFQYLQTAIREGANDYLVKPIDREEFRFQLMQISKEIQSQEKIERKQKELAKEAEKSIYLQQVQLLQEMTREEEMDVSLLEWTKQFPGGEYVVLFISADQLKSKRMKSDQKEWSDWIFAIGNIMNEMVDHWNSEKQAAAWKWAEKHNQWWILLQSDNIAYKSKHFANGLLENVKKYTALCCSIALSDPFDQLSLLTIRKKDMQTAIKFRLIKGTNQIITTDERIDISLKESDVKNKAIIRKIDNIVLAIHHTDNIHLKKELTLFLDLLSHLHSPVEIEKVLQLFGIKIWNELSGHTFSLSSKQFQYMFTITERTTSITELKIEVWNWIDQLLERRKLAESQDKQSQIAIAKEWILHNLDKQITIDRIAHHVFMNPTYFCQQFKSETGETVHDYVTKERMKQARKLVMEDTLKIGEIARRVGYSDTKYFSKLFKQYYGETPSKYKVIVTK